A DNA window from Arachis duranensis cultivar V14167 chromosome 3, aradu.V14167.gnm2.J7QH, whole genome shotgun sequence contains the following coding sequences:
- the LOC107481513 gene encoding uncharacterized protein LOC107481513 — translation MRIDQWIKRVLQKSDLAWRMMNWSIELSQFDVRYEPRSAIKAQAMVDFLAEMMHPDFDTPTWKLHLDGASNIRYGRAGLILIKGEDTEVLIEPTVMKPDVPTFCSSTVNTWMNPICVSQSLLKCLNDQQTIYVLPKVHESYFGHHLVEKLLAQKVVRAGYYWPTLIKDAMKYVKKCDRCQQHSNLHQAPPHEFVSIIPTRPFAKWGLDLLGPFPQGFGQVKYLIVAIDYFTK, via the exons ATGCGAATCGACCAATGGATTAAGAGGGTTTTGCAGAAATCTGATCTCGCATGGCGGATGATGAATTGGTCTATTGAATTATCACAATTTGACGTACGTTATGAACCACGCTCAGCCATCAAGGCTCAAGCAATGGTAGACTTTCTGGCAGAGATGATGCACCCTGACTTCGACACACCGACATGGAAGCTTCACTTGGATGGAGCTTCCAATATCCGGTACGGGAGAGCAGGTCTCATCCTAATCAAAGGAGAAGACACG GAGGTGCTTATAGAGCCTACTGTGATGAAACCTGACGTTCCGACATTTTGTTCATCCACTGTCAACACATGGATGAACCCAATTT GTGTATCTCAATCGCTATTGAAATGTCTGAATGACCAACAAACGATATATGTGTTGCCGAAAGTTCATGAAAGTTACTTTGGACATCACTTAGTGGAGAAATTGTTGGCACAAAAAGTCGTCAGAGCTGGATACTACTGGCCGACGCTCATCAAAGATGCTATGAAATATGTGAAAAAATGTGATAGATGTCAGCAACACAGCAACCTCCACCAGGCGCCTCCCCATGAGTTCGTGTCCATTATTCCAACGCGGCCATTTGCCAAATGGGGGTTAGATTTATTGGGACCTTTCCCACAAGGGTTTGGCCAGGTGAAATATCTTATAGTTGCTATAGATTATTTTACCAAGTGA
- the LOC107481589 gene encoding uncharacterized protein LOC107481589: MASVSGNMKGFYRQKKSNTKSSKKASAKSSKKASAKSDAAQPTALVSHEDDYSAGEAMLRQFDMNMAYGPCAGMTRTARWERAQKLGLNPPQEIEKLLKSGKVQNESLWDGRI, from the exons atggctTCAGTTTCCGGCAACATGAAGGGTTTCTACAGGCAGAAGAAAAGCAACACCAAATCTTCCAAGAAAGCCTCTGCCAAGTCTTCCAAGAAAGCCTCTGCCAAGTCAGATGCAGCCCAACCTACCGCTCTCGTCTCTCACGAAG ATGATTACAGTGCTGGCGAGGCAATGCTGCGGCAATTCGACATGAACATGGCGTATGGCCCTTGCGCTGGGATGACAAGGACGGCACGGTGGGAGCGTGCGCAGAAGCTTGGTCTCAACCCTCCACAGGAAATCGAGAAGCTCTTGAAGAGTGGCAAGGTTCAGAACGAGTCCTTGTGGGATGGTCGCATTTAG